The proteins below come from a single Pseudomonas chlororaphis genomic window:
- a CDS encoding glycine cleavage system protein H (part of multienzyme complex composed of H, L, P, and T proteins which catalyzes oxidation of glycine to yield carbon dioxide, ammonia, 5,10-CH2-H4folate and a reduced pyridine nucleotide; protein H is involved in transfer of methylamine group from the P to T protein; covalently bound to a lipoyl cofactor) translates to MSELRFTEDHEWLRTEADGSVTVGITAFAQNALGDVVYVQLPELQTYAKGAEASTVESVKAASGVYMPLDGDVLEVNPALESNPELVNEDPLGEGWFFRFTPANPAEVGQLLDQDAYDRLIKANAQA, encoded by the coding sequence ATGAGCGAGTTGCGTTTCACTGAAGATCACGAATGGCTGCGCACCGAAGCCGACGGCAGCGTTACAGTCGGCATCACCGCGTTTGCCCAGAACGCCTTGGGCGATGTGGTCTATGTTCAGTTACCGGAACTGCAAACCTACGCCAAGGGGGCTGAAGCCTCGACCGTGGAATCGGTGAAGGCCGCCAGCGGTGTCTACATGCCATTGGACGGTGACGTGCTGGAAGTCAACCCGGCCCTGGAAAGCAATCCGGAACTGGTCAACGAAGATCCGCTGGGCGAAGGCTGGTTTTTCCGCTTCACGCCGGCCAATCCCGCTGAAGTTGGCCAACTGTTGGATCAGGATGCCTACGACCGCCTGATCAAAGCCAACGCCCAAGCCTGA
- a CDS encoding glycine dehydrogenase (acts in conjunction with GvcH to form H-protein-S-aminomethyldihydrolipoyllysine from glycine), which yields MTVNLGTANEFIARHIGPRASDEQAMLERLGYDSLQALSASVIPESIKGTSVLDMGDGQSEADALASIKAIASKNQLFKTYIGQGYYNCHTPAPILRNLLENPAWYTAYTPYQPEISQGRLEALLNFQTLISDLTGLPIANASLLDEATAAAEAMTFCKRLSKNKGSNAFFASVHSHPQTLDVLRTRAEPLGIDVVVGDERELSDTSQFFGALLQYPASNGDVFDYRALTERFHASNALVAVAADLLALTLLTPPGEFGADVAIGSAQRFGVPLGFGGPHAAYFSTKDAFKRDMPGRLVGVSVDRFGKPALRLAMQTREQHIRREKATSNICTAQVLLANIASMYAVYHGPKGLVQIANRIHHLTAILAKGLGALELSVEQESFFDTLTLRTGAQTAALHDKARAQRINLRVVDAQRLGLSLDETTSQADVEALWNLLADGKALPDFAALAASVQSRIPAELVRQSAILSHPVFNRYHSETELMRYLRKLADKDLALDRTMIPLGSCTMKLNAASEMIPVTWAEFGALHPFAPAEQSAGYQQLTDELEAMLCAATGYDAVSLQPNAGSQGEYAGLLAIRAYHQSRGEERRDICLIPSSAHGTNPATANMAGMRVVVTACDARGNVDIEDLRAKAIEHREHLAALMITYPSTHGVFEEGIREICGIIHDNGGQVYIDGANMNAMVGLCAPGKFGGDVSHLNLHKTFCIPHGGGGPGVGPIGVKSHLAPFLPGHANMDRKEGAVCAAPFGSASILPITWMYIRMMGGAGLKRASQLAILNANYIARRLEEHYPVLYTGSNGLVAHECILDLRPLKDSSGISVDDVAKRLIDFGFHAPTMSFPVAGTLMIEPTESESKEELDRFCDAMICIREEIRAVENGSLDKDDNPLKNAPHTAAELVGEWTHPYSREQAVYPVASLIEGKYWPPVGRVDNVFGDRNLVCACPSIESYA from the coding sequence ATGACCGTTAATCTGGGCACCGCCAACGAATTCATCGCCCGTCACATCGGCCCACGGGCCAGCGACGAGCAAGCCATGCTAGAGCGCCTGGGCTACGACTCCCTGCAAGCCCTGAGCGCCAGCGTGATCCCTGAAAGCATCAAGGGCACCAGCGTGCTGGACATGGGGGACGGCCAGAGCGAAGCCGACGCACTGGCGTCGATCAAGGCCATCGCCAGCAAGAACCAACTGTTCAAGACCTACATCGGCCAGGGCTACTACAACTGCCACACGCCGGCACCGATCCTGCGCAACCTGCTGGAAAACCCGGCCTGGTACACCGCCTACACCCCGTACCAGCCAGAAATCTCCCAGGGCCGCCTCGAAGCACTGCTGAACTTCCAGACCCTGATCAGCGACCTCACCGGCCTGCCGATCGCCAACGCTTCCCTGTTGGACGAAGCCACTGCCGCCGCCGAAGCGATGACCTTCTGCAAGCGCCTGAGCAAAAACAAGGGCAGCAACGCCTTCTTCGCCTCCGTACACAGCCACCCGCAAACCCTCGACGTGTTGCGCACCCGTGCCGAGCCCCTGGGCATCGACGTGGTGGTCGGCGACGAACGCGAACTGAGCGACACCAGCCAATTCTTCGGTGCGCTGTTGCAATACCCGGCCAGCAACGGTGACGTGTTCGACTACCGCGCCCTGACCGAGCGTTTCCACGCCAGCAACGCCCTGGTCGCCGTCGCGGCCGACCTGCTGGCCCTGACGCTGCTGACCCCGCCGGGTGAATTCGGCGCCGACGTCGCCATCGGCAGCGCCCAGCGCTTTGGCGTGCCCCTGGGCTTCGGTGGCCCACACGCGGCCTATTTCTCCACCAAGGACGCTTTCAAGCGCGACATGCCGGGCCGTCTGGTCGGCGTTTCCGTGGACCGTTTCGGCAAGCCGGCCCTGCGCCTGGCGATGCAGACCCGCGAACAACACATCCGCCGCGAGAAAGCCACGAGCAACATCTGCACCGCCCAGGTGCTGCTGGCCAACATCGCCAGCATGTACGCCGTGTACCACGGTCCCAAGGGCCTGGTGCAAATTGCCAATCGCATCCACCACCTGACCGCAATCCTCGCCAAAGGCCTGGGCGCGCTAGAGCTGAGCGTTGAGCAAGAGAGCTTCTTCGACACCCTGACCTTGCGCACCGGCGCGCAAACCGCAGCCCTGCACGACAAGGCCCGCGCACAGCGCATCAACCTGCGCGTGGTGGACGCGCAGCGCCTGGGCCTGTCCCTGGACGAAACCACCAGCCAGGCGGATGTCGAAGCACTGTGGAACCTGTTGGCCGACGGCAAGGCCCTGCCGGACTTCGCCGCACTGGCCGCCAGCGTGCAAAGCCGCATCCCGGCCGAGCTGGTGCGCCAATCGGCGATCCTCAGCCACCCAGTGTTCAACCGCTACCATTCCGAAACCGAGCTGATGCGCTACCTGCGCAAGCTCGCCGACAAGGACCTGGCCCTGGATCGCACCATGATCCCCCTGGGTTCCTGCACCATGAAACTCAACGCCGCCAGCGAGATGATCCCGGTGACCTGGGCCGAGTTCGGCGCCCTGCATCCGTTCGCCCCGGCCGAGCAGAGTGCCGGTTACCAGCAACTGACCGATGAACTGGAAGCCATGCTGTGCGCCGCCACCGGTTACGACGCGGTGTCGCTGCAACCCAACGCCGGTTCCCAGGGTGAGTACGCCGGCCTGCTGGCGATCCGGGCCTATCACCAGAGCCGTGGCGAAGAGCGCCGCGACATCTGCCTGATCCCATCCTCGGCCCACGGCACCAACCCGGCCACTGCCAACATGGCGGGCATGCGCGTGGTGGTCACCGCGTGCGATGCCCGTGGCAACGTCGACATCGAAGACCTGCGCGCCAAGGCCATCGAACACCGCGAACACCTGGCCGCGCTGATGATCACGTACCCGTCCACCCACGGCGTGTTCGAGGAAGGCATCCGCGAAATCTGCGGCATCATCCATGACAACGGCGGCCAGGTGTACATCGACGGCGCCAACATGAACGCCATGGTCGGCCTTTGTGCACCGGGCAAGTTCGGTGGCGACGTGTCGCACCTCAACCTGCACAAGACCTTCTGTATTCCTCACGGCGGTGGCGGCCCAGGTGTCGGCCCGATCGGCGTCAAGTCGCACCTGGCGCCGTTCCTGCCGGGCCACGCGAACATGGACCGCAAGGAAGGCGCGGTGTGCGCGGCGCCGTTCGGCAGCGCGAGCATCCTGCCGATCACCTGGATGTACATTCGCATGATGGGTGGCGCCGGCCTCAAGCGCGCTTCGCAGCTGGCGATCCTCAACGCCAACTACATTGCCCGCCGCCTGGAAGAGCACTACCCGGTGCTCTACACCGGCAGCAACGGCCTGGTGGCCCACGAATGCATCCTCGACCTGCGCCCGCTCAAGGACAGCAGCGGCATCAGCGTCGATGACGTGGCCAAGCGCCTGATCGACTTCGGCTTCCACGCCCCGACCATGTCGTTCCCGGTGGCCGGCACGCTGATGATCGAACCGACCGAAAGCGAATCCAAGGAAGAGCTGGACCGCTTCTGCGACGCCATGATCTGCATCCGCGAAGAAATCCGCGCCGTGGAAAATGGCAGCCTGGACAAGGACGACAACCCGCTGAAGAACGCCCCGCACACCGCGGCGGAGCTGGTCGGCGAGTGGACCCACCCCTACAGCCGCGAGCAAGCGGTGTACCCGGTGGCCTCGTTGATCGAAGGCAAATACTGGCCGCCCGTGGGCCGGGTCGACAACGTGTTCGGCGACCGCAACCTGGTGTGCGCTTGCCCGTCGATCGAAAGCTACGCTTAA